One Antennarius striatus isolate MH-2024 chromosome 17, ASM4005453v1, whole genome shotgun sequence genomic window carries:
- the LOC137611249 gene encoding nanos homolog 1-like — MDFLDRGYLDARSPYDYTFNFWNDYLGLSTLVAKNKMHNPSCSPNSITESLKATLGLEDDSPVCSCVIGHGRDGDGHLECFCAAPGSPPISIYDLKERISLLRPYEHLSGDSPLGDRDSSSYRGGFASLDLLSADRRRKQTQRCKPEPKVCVFCRNNGAPEEVYGTHILKTADGRVLCPILRAYTCPLCSANGDNAHTIKYCPLSKDQASQRVAKGGRAVGKRLKIF, encoded by the coding sequence ATGGATTTTTTAGACCGCGGCTACCTGGACGCGCGGTCCCCTTATGATTACACCTTTAATTTTTGGAACGACTACCTCGGCCTGTCGACACTTGTCGCCAAAAACAAGATGCACAATCCATCCTGCAGCCCCAACTCTATAACTGAGTCTCTCAAAGCCACCTTGGGTTTGGAGGACGATTCCCCGGTTTGCTCCTGCGTAATTGGGCACGGCAGGGACGGCGACGGACACTTGGAGTGCTTTTGCGCGGCGCCGGGCTCCCCGCCGATCTCCATCTACGATCTGAAGGAGCGCATATCGCTCCTCAGGCCGTATGAACACCTCAGCGGTGACTCTCCGCTCGGAGATAGAGATTCCTCCTCCTACAGGGGGGGCTTCGCCAGCCTCGACCTGCTTTCCGCGGACAGGAGGCGCAAACAGACTCAAAGGTGCAAACCGGAGCCGAAGGTGTGCGTCTTCTGTCGGAATAACGGCGCGCCGGAGGAAGTTTACGGCACCCATATCCTGAAGACCGCCGACGGGAGGGTGCTGTGCCCCATCCTGCGGGCATACACCTGCCCCCTCTGCAGTGCCAATGGCGACAATGCGCACACCATCAAGTACTGCCCGCTTTCAAAGGACCAGGCGAGCCAGAGAGTGGCAAAGGGGGGGAGAGCTGTTGGCAAAAGGCTGAAGATCTTCTAA
- the neff2 gene encoding neurofilament light polypeptide — translation MSFDSHPLSFYRPWDTYRGTRSITKVSTSSSVFSSPRAPPSGKRIPRLASSFLPDVSERMDLAQASSLNTELLGLRSHEREQLVDLNDRFATYIEKVRHLELQNRALLAELEALRRRQNDPSRLQTLYEDQARSLRAVVDSENGEKARMEAERDYLQEMHEQLKERYEEELRRRLDAEEVLQRAREDAGRAVIANCDAEATVVSLCDELVFLKKVFAEEQVELQAQLQVANISVDVGVTRPDLSTALRDIRTQYERLANKNMQAAEDWYKSKFVSVAEMASKNNEAVHAIREETMEYRRLLQSRSSEIEALRNVINSLNKQMEDLEETQAKEVAKYQVRINELEQDIADAKQEMARYLKEYQDLLNVKMALDIEIAAYRKLLEGEEIRLAYPSLAALN, via the exons atgaGCTTCGACTCCCACCCCCTCTCCTTCTACCGCCCTTGGGACACCTACAGAGGCACTCGCTCCATCACCAAAGTCTCCACATCCTCCTCCGTCTTCTCGTCTCCTAGAGCTCCTCCTTCCGGGAAGAGGATCCCGAGGCTGGCGTCCTCGTTTCTGCCGGATGTGTCGGAGCGGATGGACCTGGCCCAGGCCAGCTCCCTCAACACGGAGCTGCTGGGCCTGCGTTCCCACGAGAGAGAGCAGCTGGTGGACCTGAACGACCGCTTCGCCACCTACATCGAGAAGGTGAGGCACCTGGAGCTGCAGAACCGGGCCCTGCTGGCCGAGCTGGAGGCGCTGAGGAGGCGGCAGAACGACCCGTCGCGTCTGCAGACGCTCTACGAGGACCAGGCGAGGAGCTTGAGGGCCGTGGTGGACTCGGAGAACGGGGAGAAGGCGCGGATGGAGGCGGAGAGAGACTACCTGCAGGAGATGCACGAGCAGCTGAAGGAGCGCTACGAGGAGGAGCTGCGGCGGCGCCTGGATGCTGAGGAGGTCCTGCAGAGGGCCAGAGAGGACGCCGGCAGGGCCGTGATCGCCAACTGTGACGCCGAGGCCACCGTGGTCTCCCTGTGCGACGAGTTGGTGTTCCTGAAGAAGGTGTTTGCGGAGGAGCAGGTGGAGCTGCAGGCACAGCTCCAGGTGGCCAACATCAGCGTGGACGTGGGGGTGACCCGGCCCGACCTCTCCACCGCCCTGAGGGACATCCGGACTCAGTACGAACGGCTGGCGAACAAGAACATGCAGGCCGCCGAGGACTGGTACAAGAGCAAGTTTGTGAGCGTGGCGGAGATGGCCAGCAAGAACAACGAGGCGGTGCACGCCATCCGGGAGGAGACGATGGAGTACCGGCGGCTGCTTCAGTCCCGCTCGTCCGAGATCGAAGCTCTGAGAAACGTCATCAACTCTCTGAATAAACAAATGGAGGATCTGGAGGAGACACAAGCTAAGGAGGTGGCAAAGTACCAG GTGAGGATAAACGAACTGGAGCAGGATATCGCTGACGCTAAGCAGGAGATGGCGCGCTATCTGAAAGAGTACCAAGACCTCCTCAACGTCAAGATGGCCCTCGACATTGAAATAGCAGCGTACAG AAAACTTCTGGAGGGGGAAGAGATCCGACTGGCTTACCCCTCACTCGCTGCCCTAAACTAA